GCTTATTATGAACATCTGCCCGCTAGGAATAAGAAGCTGGCCTGGAAAACTTTCAAAGCCATGGATAAGAACGGAGACGGGCAAATTAGCCTTCTTGAATACGTGAACTATCTCAAGAAAAACAAAGCCACAGATATCATTCATCCGAGCATCTTTACGGCGCTGGACAAGGACGGCAATGGAAGCTTGGATTTTGAGGAAGCCATCGTCTTGTACTACATCATGAAGAGTGGAAGGGCTTTAATTTGCAAGGGTTGTGATTCGTTCTTGGCAGGAGCATACTTCAGTTGCTCTCAATGTTTCTTCAATGGCGATTCAGATAGCACCTATGAAATTTGTTGTGCTTGTTATGGTGGTAAAAATTACACACACCACGGTGATGCCATCTTCTGCGATAACTATACTTTACTACGTCAAAGCAGGAGCGTGATACAACAGGCCCCCATAAAGGTAATTACTTTTAGAAACTAAAACACTATAATTATTTCTTTACTATTTATTACTATACATTTACCTAAATTCACtgatacctcattgtttatggatcatattttttttcattttgataatcaattttgttttttcttgtaattaatgTTAGTGATAATGAATTTAATGTCTCGTTGTCCTAATTGTTGCGTGGCTTTTATTCTATAGCATAGTAATAGTGATAATGAGAATACATCAGAATCGaaatttgttttatagtttGGATGTTACCAATTTGTTTCACGTAATTTACCCATAACAGGACATTAGTATCTAATCATCATGCTTTGTTATCTGTAATTTCAGAAGCGAAGAAAGGTGCTTAAATCCCATAAAAAGACACTGCTAGTTGCAGAGATAACTGTTGGTCTTGCAGGCTTAACTGTTGGCGCTGCTGATCTTGCATCAAAATGTAACTGCAGCATTATGTGAAATAAGCAATGATGCATATGTCACCAGTCAAATGCTTCCAATCGTACAGTAAGCTCAAGTTACTTTTATGGAGTTGCATTTTTGTTGCAATGGTATTCTCATGCATTCGATCTCCATATTCTCATGTGTGCCTTTGGAGGGCATTGTGAATTTGTTACTTTAATGTTAAGCTGTTTTTGTGTACATCATGCAGTAAATGAAGCTTATCTAGTAAAATCATTGAACACCCTCACAAGTGATTTCATTGTACGTTAGATTAActctaaataaatatatagacaTGACTGCTGGATAAAATGAGGTacttataatttgtttatatgtttagaaatgtattgagataaattaaaatgacataattgagatcaaaataaatgatttgATAGAAATCTATACAAATAATAactaacatatatttttgacttagtgaaaaaagaaatagatacATTAAGagcctaaaaaacaaaacaatcacTACTATatcataaaagaataagtattCTTAATGCCATCATTCTGAACTTTCCGATTATATTACCATCGATGATTAAGCAATAAATAACATGTATCTATAGGAATTATATCACACCGGACCTGGTAGCCaattttttccaacaaaaagtAAAACAAGACATCTATTTGTtgccttattttattttttttggattcgaggaaacctCATCCCTCGGAAAGTGCATTTTGTGGGTCCAGGTGAGCGAGTAAAACCCCGGCTGTCTCAATCTCTTACAAGAGATGCATTTGTTACCTTATGTTCATGCTTCTTTACCAAAGACCTCAATTTGTAGAGATGAGGGTATGCTTCCATCTTAAGGTGGAACTTGCTTGTCATATTAGTAAATACAACATTAACAAATGCACCACTATCAAAGATCACATCACATACCTTCCCATTTGCAGTAAACATTATTGCAACAAATTCAATCTTCACTTTCATGATGAACAACTCTCAAACTTCTTTGAATGATAAATAACTCACTTTAATTAGCATAAGTCACTTTATCTTCTTGATTTGATTCAATCAGCAAATCATTTTGCTAGCTATTTCTTCCTCCATAATAGTATAATTTTGCAATTTGGATAGTTAGAAGCAATATGTTTATACCCTTGAGACATAAAATacttatttgaattaaaatttgagggttggatcatcataaatgacaggATTTCTACCATtctgaataagaaaaataagactTGCAGCATGCACCCTTAcccatctgatttctttccttttattttctttgcaaatttccTGTTGGCCTCcatgtttgttttgttgattgGAGAGTTGCAGACCATGTTTTTATTGACTCATTTCAAAGGAAACAGTTGGTGCCTCATGGTCCCagctatggaaggaaagaaaggagtTTTACCACCCTTTGATCAATGGAAACTAACTGCTGAAATCAAAATAGGAATCAGGATATTTCAGTTTCCTTTTGCGTTTTCTTTTACTGCAGATTAAAAGGGATTTACTTCCTAGAATTAATGCATTGAAGCTTtcctaaataaatatatatttagactatatataaacCCTCCTAATGACCTAACGGAAGAGGAAAAGGAgcagaaaaaaatagcaaagagAAAGACATGAAAAACACAAGAGAGGCAGGcagtagaaaaaaaacacaaaaaacagaGGGAGTTTCTTTCTTGCATTCTTGCGTGCGTTGCTGTGaggaaagaggagagaaaaaaaagataaaacgaAGAAGGAGCTTTGCTGCTAAACCTTGACAACAATGTTTGTTTGGTTTATATTTCAACTTTCAGTGAGACTTgcaatgcttgaaaaaagggagAGGTGTGAGTCACAAGTTTTGCTCTAAACCTTGATAGCAATGTTCGCTTGGTTTATATTTTAGCTGCTACAATAGAACATTTCAGTGAGACCTACATAtactatttttgatatttaaaaaattgttttgtctTCTAGCTTTGCACCTTCGATTTCTATCTTAGTAACAAATTTGCATGCTTGCTCACTGTTTCTCCTATGTCTTTgagttaagaatttattttttaattatattagagCTGCGTTTGTTTTGCTCTCTTATTGAGAGTAACTCTAAACTTTAAAGGTCTTCATTATTTCTCCATTTCTTTGTCCACGTGCTCTCTATTAGAACGTTGCATAGGAATAATTGGCTTATTGGcgcaaatttgtttttttttacagacagaaaaaataaaaaaaaagtgagggaGAGCATAGTTAGTTAAGggattttttgttggttttttggcGGATTCGGGGTTCACGCTGTCCTCTGCTTCGATTTGTAGAAATAAGACAGCATGCATTTTTCTTTAGCCTTAGTATTTACTACACGTTCCTGCTTTttgtgtgaaaaaaaatacatggcagtgcttgaaaaaaaagggagaggCGTGAGTCAGGGGTTCTGCTACAGGATTGGGttcaaagggtttttttttttttttttcatgtgatacGGACTTACTATTTTCTATCGAAAACAATGGGTCAAGCTATGTTTAGGTTTTGAGTCATTTGGCCTTggaggtttatttatttattatcctgCTTTATTTTAGATGAAACGCTTAAgtcttatgaattttttttttgaaatatatgtgatgacttgttgtttttatttgtgattacCATAATGCTTATGTTtcgatcaaataaaaaaagaaatttcttaTGTGTTGCATACAACTAATACCataacatattttgaatgttttttatataaaatttattgaaagtttcaaaaatgtattttcgcatggatttcttaaacacaacaaaaattattttcttgcgtATCtgaattttacaacatgtttgtaaaactccaaagggtattggctaatattccaaaaaaataaaaaatcttattttggtgggaattcatcttttattcaccgttaatgttttGATAAAGAAATCTCAAATGGATAAATATCCAAAGTATTATTgagaataacttgttattatttactgttaatatttggattaagaaaccctaagtggtgaatttataaaataattttataggaaTAATAAATCACCacaaattcttgaaagaagccttgattgtaatcgaggacatttgaaaaaaaaaaattataagcaaAAACTATTCAAGCGGAATGAATTCTCTGTATTGATTTTgttcaatatatatacaagataCATTAGGGTTCCCTTATAGACTAGAAACTGATAAGGAATGACAGCTAAATCAATGtagataaatacaaaatattcttATGTATCTTTCCTATTTATCTCAAGATATAACTTTCCTATTTACATCAAAACACTATTGATATAATTtccaacactccccctcaagttggagagtGAATATCAATAACTCCCAACTTGCACATGAGCTGTTTGAACTTTTCCTTTCCCAAAGCCTTTGTAAACACATCTGCTAATTGTTGTGAAGAAATCACGTATCGAGTAGCAATTTCACCTCGCAAAATTTTGTCCCGAATAAAGTGGCAATCCATTTCAATATGTCGAGTTCTCTCATGAAATACTGGATTTTGTGCAATGTGTAAGGCAGCTTGATTATCACAATGAAGAGTAACAGGATCTGAAACTGGCATATGTAAATCTGTTAATAAATGTCTTAACCAAGTGAGCTCACAACATGTACCTGCCATTGCTCTATATTCAGCTTCCGCACTTGATAAGGAAACTATCTTTTGCCTTTTAGTTCTCcatgaaaataaagaattcCCAAGGAATACACAATACCCGGTGGTGGAACGGCGAGTGACAGGGCAACCCGCCCAATCAGAGTCATAAAATGCCTTTAAGTGTAATGAATTATTTGAATGAAGAAGCAAACCTTGACCAGGAGCTAATTTTAAATAACGAACAACTCAAAGAGCAGGAGCCATGTGAGGTTGACGTGGTTCATGCATGAATCGACTGAGAATGTGAACTGAATATGTGATATCTGGTCTAGTGATGGTTAAGTAAATTAATCGACCAACTAGACGCTGATATATACAAGGATCTTTGAGCAATTCTCCTGTATTTGAAAGTCTACATTCTTCCATAGGAAACTCAACTGGTTTGACACCCAAGTATCCACTGTCTTTGATAATTTCCAAAGCATATTTGCGTTGGGAAATGTAAATACCTTTCTTGGAATGGGCTATTTCAATGCCTAAGAAGAATTTCAGATCACTAAGGTCTTTAATGCGGAAACGAATGTGGAGGAACTGCTTTAAACCTTTGATGGATTCAATGTTGTTCTCGGTTATTAAaatgtcatccacatagattAATAGGACAGTAAGGGATGTGCCATCTCTTTTGATGAACAAGGAATAATCGGCTTTTGACTGAAAGAAACCAACAGCAAGAATAACTTCTGTGAACTTAGAGAACCACTGTCGAGACGCTTGCTTAAGCCCGTATAGTGATTTGTGGAGGCGACACACAATGTTCTCCCCCTGTAGCCAAAGACCAGGAGGAGGAGACATataaatttcttccaataaatcACCATTTAAGAAAGCATTGTTGACGTCTAGCTGATGTAAAGGCCAGTTCAAACTGGCAGCAATAGCAAGGAGGGAGCGGACAGTGACCATTTTTGCAGTGGGGGAAAAAGTATCATGATAATCAATTCCAGCAGTTTGTGTGAAACCCCGAGCGACTAGGTgagctttatagcgctcaacaGATCCATCAGCCTTGCGTTTGATGCGATACACCCATTTACAATTGATTGGGTGTTTGCCAGGGGGCAAAGGAACGAGGCTCCAGGTGTGATTGTCAATGAGAGCTTGAAGCTCAAAATTCATAGCTTCCTGCCACTTAGGATCAGTCATAGCAAGTTCATAGGAAGGAGGTTCCTCATCACGACTAACATTGGCAATATAACAGAGATGTGATGGAGAATACCGATTATAAGAAATAAAGTGACAGAGAGGATATTTCATACCTGGTGTAGGTGCAGACAAGGCCGAGAACAATTGGTGTGGAGGCAGAATCACCTGCAAGCAAACATAATCCTTAAGGCGAACGTTGGCTTCTCGAGGTCATTGAGAACGACAAAGTGGTTGGTCATGGATAACCAGAGTAGGTTCAGGAAGGACAGGGTCATCCGATTGAACAGAGGTTTGCGGTGCAGCTGATGGAGTTAATGGAGTAGAGGAAGGTGGCTCAGGAAGAGAAGGTGCTGAGTCGGGTGGTGCAGTTGAAGAGGATATAGGGGGATCAAAGGGATCAATGATGGCTGATGAGGGAGGAAGATGGGAATAAGAATCAGATACAATAGGAAGAGGAATAGGCAAGGCTGGTGGATTGGGTGCTGTAGGATTGATTTGTGGTGGATGATAGAAGGTGTCCTCAAGAAATACCACGTCCCGATTGGTGAAAATTTTCTGAGTTGCAATATCATAAAGTTTGTAAGCTTTTTGTCCCATAGGGTAACCAAGAAAAATGCATTTTGTGGCATGgggagaaaattttgaggatggATTGACTATGGTTGCAAAAGCAATGCATCCAAAAACTCGCATGCGAGAATAATTAGGTAATTTGTTGTAAAGAATCTCAAAGGGTGTTTTTTTATGAAGCAATAGAGTAGGAAGGCGATTAATAATATGGACAGCAGTAAGAATGCATTCTTCCCAGAAAGTAATGGGTAAATGAGATTGAAAATGGAGAGCGCGAGCAGTTTCAAGGATGTGTCTATGTTTGCGCTCAACGACACCATTTTGCTGAGGTGTATAGACACAAGAGTGTTGAAAGAGAACGCCttcctcaaggaaaaaaatttttaatgaaagaaattCAGCCCCATTATCAGAACGAAGTTTTTGAACCTTTGTATTGAATTGAGTGTGAACATAGTGAAAGAACTGACGAAGTAGAGTTTGTGTTTCACTCTTGTTACGCATTAAAAAAACCCATGTAAAACGAGAAAAATCATCCACAATggtcaagaaataaaaagcaccAGAAATAGAGGGGGTTTTATAACGACCCCAATTATCACaatgaataagagaaaaacactttgaagTTGAAATTGAACTAGAAGGAAAAGGGTGACGAGTTTGTTTTGCCAATGGAAAAACGTCACATTTATGACtggaatcaaaattaaatttaagtgaATTATCAGCTAAAAATTGTAAACGATTAGAAAGAAGGGTGTCCCAATCAGCGATGCCAAAGATCGGATGAAATAATCAAATTGCAAGCAAAATGGGTAGAAGGAGGAGTTGAAGCCAACGCCACAAGATAATACAGGTCATCACGTCGCTTACCCACAACAATCATTGTCCTCGTAGCCAAGTCCTGCAAAATACACCAAGATGGAAAAAAAGTCACTGAGCAATGTAAATCATCGGTTGTCTTGCCAACAGACATAAGATCAACTTTAAAGCTTGGCACACAGAGGACATTGGTCAATTGAAAAGAATTGTTAAATTGAATGGAGCCCGTCATAGTAATTTTTGCCACGTCTCCACTAGGTAAGGAAACAGGTGCCAAAGACAGATTCTTGTTGACATGCTTTAATGATGTATGAGAAGAAGTAATATGATGGGTTGCCCCACTGTCAAGTATCCAATGATTGTGAGCAACCAGTAATAAACCTGATGCATTGAAGGTTGGGTCAGCAGCAACATTAGCCTGTGGAGTGACAGGCTTGGTGGCCAAGGCACTGAGTATCTAAACATATTGATCCTCAGTTAAGTTGGGCAGAGACACCTGGAGTTCCTGAAAAGTGGGATTAAAATCCACTTGATTTGCAGAGGGTTTACCAGATGTAGAGTGTGAGTTATGCCTGTCGTAGCCTTGGCGCTGGTGTGGTGCCTTTTCTTTACCTTTTGGATGACTAGGAGGGTAGCCAATCAATTTGTAATAGGTTGCTTTCCTGTGATACATATCACCACAGTAAGTGCACTTAAAAGGCTCTTTGTTACGtgaattatttgattgattCCCATGAACTTGATT
This genomic stretch from Populus alba chromosome 19, ASM523922v2, whole genome shotgun sequence harbors:
- the LOC118046755 gene encoding uncharacterized protein isoform X1, encoding MEQIRRAAVAYYEHLPARNKKLAWKTFKAMDKNGDGQISLLEYVNYLKKNKATDIIHPSIFTALDKDGNGSLDFEEAIVLYYIMKSGRALICKGCDSFLAGAYFSCSQCFFNGDSDSTYEICCACYGGKNYTHHGDAIFCDNYTLLRQSRSVIQQAPIKKRRKVLKSHKKTLLVAEITVGLAGLTVGAADLASKCNCSIM
- the LOC118046755 gene encoding uncharacterized protein isoform X2 → MEQIRRAAVAYYEHLPARNKKLAWKTFKAMDKNGDGQISLLEYVNYLKKNKATDIIHPSIFTALDKDGNGSLDFEEAIVLYYIMKSGRALICKGCDSFLAGAYFSCSQCFFNGDSDSTYEICCACYGGKNYTHHGDAIFCDNYTLLRQSRSVIQQAPIKA